In one Brevibacillus composti genomic region, the following are encoded:
- a CDS encoding aspartate kinase — protein sequence MKVAKFGGTSLASAAQIKKVCEIVKTDESRKVIVVSAPGKRYKEDTKVTDLLIQYAEARLSGQSGEETYARIAERYTEICGELRLPKETAEEIALHLSQSLLYVPGENAGRFMDRVKAAGEDTCAKLVAHYLQSQGKEAVYVNPKEAGLLVTGEPGNAHVLPEAYEKLSLLAEQPGIVVFPGFFGYTPEGELVTFSRGGSDVTGSILAAAIKAELYENFTDVDSVYVVNPHLVHEPKDIREITYREMRELSYSGFSVFHEEALYPAYRAGIPVCIKNTNNPQAPGTMIVSERTVHDNQVAGIASDNGFCSIYVGKYLLNKEIGFGRRLLQILEEEGLSYEHTPSGIDNISVILREKDLTPEIEQRVVERLKRELHAEEILVERGLALVMIVGEGMRRSVGTSARATAALAKARVNLEMINQGSSEVSMMFGVKEVDADRAVIALYEEFFPKAAAPIADIAVSVNA from the coding sequence TTGTCGTCTCCGCGCCGGGGAAGCGATATAAAGAGGACACCAAAGTAACAGACCTGCTGATTCAGTATGCGGAAGCACGCCTGTCCGGACAGTCCGGCGAGGAGACCTACGCCCGGATTGCCGAGCGCTACACGGAGATTTGCGGCGAACTGCGCTTGCCCAAAGAGACGGCCGAGGAGATCGCGCTGCACCTGAGCCAGTCGCTCCTGTACGTGCCGGGCGAAAACGCAGGCCGTTTTATGGACAGGGTGAAAGCCGCCGGAGAGGACACCTGCGCCAAGCTGGTCGCCCACTATTTGCAAAGCCAGGGCAAGGAGGCTGTCTACGTAAATCCCAAAGAAGCCGGTCTTCTCGTCACGGGAGAACCAGGGAATGCCCATGTGCTGCCCGAGGCCTATGAAAAGCTGAGCTTGCTGGCTGAGCAGCCGGGGATCGTGGTGTTCCCGGGATTTTTCGGATACACCCCGGAAGGCGAACTGGTCACCTTTTCGCGCGGCGGGTCCGATGTCACGGGATCGATCCTGGCTGCGGCCATCAAAGCGGAGCTGTATGAAAACTTTACCGATGTCGACTCGGTGTACGTAGTCAATCCGCACCTGGTCCATGAGCCCAAGGATATTCGCGAGATTACCTACCGGGAGATGCGGGAACTCTCTTATTCGGGATTTTCCGTCTTTCACGAGGAGGCCCTGTATCCGGCCTATCGGGCAGGCATCCCGGTCTGCATCAAAAATACCAATAACCCGCAAGCGCCGGGCACGATGATCGTCTCGGAACGCACCGTCCACGACAACCAGGTGGCGGGGATCGCTTCGGACAACGGCTTTTGCAGCATTTATGTGGGCAAGTACCTGCTCAACAAGGAGATCGGCTTTGGGCGCAGACTGCTGCAGATCCTGGAAGAAGAGGGGCTTTCCTACGAACACACGCCGTCGGGCATCGATAATATTTCTGTCATCCTGCGCGAAAAGGACCTGACGCCGGAGATCGAACAGAGAGTGGTCGAACGGCTGAAACGGGAACTGCATGCGGAGGAGATCCTCGTCGAGCGGGGCCTTGCCCTCGTCATGATCGTCGGTGAAGGGATGCGCCGCTCTGTCGGCACGTCCGCGCGGGCGACGGCAGCTCTGGCCAAAGCCCGGGTGAATCTGGAGATGATCAACCAGGGGTCGTCCGAGGTAAGCATGATGTTTGGCGTAAAAGAAGTGGACGCCGATCGAGCGGTCATCGCGCTCTACGAGGAGTTTTTCCCAAAGGCAGCCGCACCCATAGCAGACATCGCTGTCAGCGTGAATGCGTAA
- a CDS encoding O-antigen ligase family protein translates to MLAVFLLLLVGSGSRGPLLSLLAVAVLAGPLFYMKKAKQMMSFYLGLLVLGTVMAFSLSWLPPEATARIHSFLEGDLGESELSRLKAYQRSWETIGAHPLGIGWGGFAREINLWPGEARQYPHNIWLEIALEGGWLAAIGFFALVAACFVRLWRRLHSFEARALFALFLYVNLNAMVSGDINDNKLLFALGGMALAAAPDRKQTAPQEGQNDVTNETDRDKGGQKL, encoded by the coding sequence TTGCTGGCCGTCTTCCTCTTGCTGCTGGTCGGTTCGGGCTCGCGCGGGCCGCTGCTCTCTCTGCTGGCCGTGGCGGTGTTGGCCGGCCCGCTTTTTTACATGAAAAAAGCAAAGCAGATGATGAGCTTCTATCTGGGACTGCTGGTGCTCGGCACCGTGATGGCGTTTTCTCTCTCGTGGCTCCCGCCGGAAGCGACGGCGCGCATCCACAGCTTTCTGGAAGGAGACCTGGGGGAATCGGAGCTGTCCAGACTCAAGGCTTATCAACGCTCATGGGAGACGATCGGCGCCCATCCGCTGGGGATTGGCTGGGGCGGCTTCGCCCGCGAGATTAATCTGTGGCCGGGCGAGGCCAGACAGTACCCGCATAACATCTGGCTGGAAATTGCGCTGGAGGGCGGATGGCTGGCGGCGATCGGCTTTTTCGCGCTGGTCGCAGCCTGTTTCGTCAGGCTTTGGCGCCGTCTGCACAGTTTTGAGGCGAGGGCGCTGTTCGCGCTGTTTTTGTACGTGAATCTCAATGCGATGGTGAGTGGCGACATCAATGACAACAAGCTGCTGTTTGCGCTGGGAGGGATGGCATTGGCCGCCGCACCGGACCGGAAACAAACTGCCCCGCAGGAAGGGCAGAATGACGTCACGAACGAGACCGATCGTGACAAGGGAGGTCAAAAGTTGTGA
- a CDS encoding polysaccharide deacetylase family protein — MTRRFLWRLYSDFLMPSRLRLYEKLLEEAGDRGYELHSVASFWEVIKEGGPHTHARYLILRHDVDTDVRTARAMFAIEQKRGARASYYFRLSTLDVPFMKSIHQAGSEASYHYEEIAAFGKRRGCSGREEAGLTMPGGVDELLLQKGLPLLLMIG; from the coding sequence GTGACTCGCAGGTTCCTATGGCGTCTCTATTCCGATTTTCTGATGCCCTCCAGGCTGCGACTCTATGAAAAGCTGCTGGAAGAAGCTGGCGACCGGGGGTATGAGCTGCATTCCGTCGCCTCCTTTTGGGAGGTGATCAAAGAGGGCGGCCCGCATACGCATGCCCGCTATCTGATATTGCGCCATGATGTGGATACGGATGTGAGAACAGCCAGAGCGATGTTCGCGATCGAACAAAAGCGGGGAGCCAGGGCTTCCTACTACTTTCGCCTGTCGACGCTGGATGTGCCGTTTATGAAGAGCATACACCAGGCGGGGTCGGAGGCCAGCTATCACTACGAGGAGATCGCCGCCTTCGGCAAGCGGCGCGGCTGCTCCGGCAGAGAGGAAGCAGGATTGACGATGCCAGGCGGAGTGGATGAGCTGCTGCTCCAGAAAGGGCTGCCGCTGCTGCTGATGATCGGTTAG